One window from the genome of Pyxicephalus adspersus chromosome 6, UCB_Pads_2.0, whole genome shotgun sequence encodes:
- the CDK2AP1 gene encoding cyclin-dependent kinase 2-associated protein 1: MSLGMAYKPNLNAQQQLAGNHGSSAVSAHSPSTSIASSAQYRQLANDYGPPSLGYNQSTTSNQVPQSKYAELLVIIEELGKEIRPTYAGSKSAMERLKRGIIHARGLVRECLAETERNARS; the protein is encoded by the exons ATGTCTCTGGGAATGGCTTACAAACCCAACCTGAACGCACAGCAGCAGCTCGCCGGCAACCACGGCAGCTCGG ctGTCAGTGCACATTCTCCGTCTACTAGCATAGCATCATCCGCACAATACAGGCAGTTGGCGAATGACTATGGACCCCCATCCCTAGGATATAATCAG agtacaACCAGCAATCAAGTGCCCCAAAGCAAGTATGCAGAACTTCTTGTCATTATTGAGGAGCTGGGTAAAGAAATTAGACCAACCTATGCAGGCAGTAAAAGCGCAATGGAGAGACTAAAAAGAG GAATTATTCATGCAAGGGGCCTGGTGCGAGAATGTTTGGCTGAAACAGAACGAAATGCCAGATCCTAG
- the TBC1D7 gene encoding TBC1 domain family member 7 isoform X1 yields MIINMSEDSQRNFRSVYYEKVGFRGVEEKKSLEILLKDDRLDIEKLCTFSQRFPLPSMYRILVWKVLLGILPPHQETHQEVMVHRKEQFYDIHHALQVMRFINDTTLQAEVYLHMHQLEMGKLSRSQTYTLEPEDELFLAIASTIEEIVDDEIDCYWVTRNFVHHLDTKFRDCYATMQKGFEHYLNLEDSRLVAHLKTCNALERLPYDFWFRKCFAGCLPASSLQRVWDKLVSGSCKILVFVAVEIMLTFKMKINALNTSESINEFLEKVPLDNTDPIVNKAIDLWHKHCGVPAHSV; encoded by the exons ATGAT cATAAACATGTCAGAAGATTCCCAGAGAAATTTCCGGTCTGTGTATTATGAGAAAGTTGGATTTCGTGGAGTAGAAGAGAAAAAGTCACTGGAGATATTGCTAAAAGATGATCGGTTAG ATATTGAAAAGCTGTGTACCTTTAGTCAGAGGTTTCCTCTTCCATCCATGTACCGAATTCTTGTATGGAAAGTACTCCTTG gCATTCTGCCCCCCCACCAGGAGACTCATCAGGAAGTGATGGTTCACAGGAAGGAGCAGTTTTATGATATTCACCATGCTCTGCAGGTTATGCGCTTCATCAACGACACCACTCTTCAAGCAGAGGTGTACCTACATATGCATCAACTGGAGATGGGGAAACTGTCTAGAAGCCAAACTTACACTTTG GAGCCAGAGGATGAGTTGTTCCTTGCCATAGCTAGCACAATAGAGGAGATAGTTGATGATGAAATAGATTGTTATTGGGTGACCCGAAATTTTGTGCATCATTTGGACACGAAGTTTAGGGATTGCTATGCTACAATG caaaaaGGATTTGAGCATTACCTAAATTTGGAAGACAGCAGATTGGTGGCTCATCTGAAGACATGCAATGCATTGGAAAGGCTCCCATATGACTTTTGGTTCAGGAAGTGCTTTGCAGGTTGTTTACCTGCATCCAGCTTGCAAAG GGTGTGGGACAAACTCGTGAGTGGATCCTGCAAGATTCTTGTATTTGTTGCTGTAGAGATTAtgttaacttttaaaatgaaaatcaatgcCTTGAATACATCAGAAAGTATTAATGAGTTTTTGGAAAAG GTTCCACTGGACAACACAGATCCAATTGTGAATAAAGCTATAGATCTGTGGCATAAGCACTGTGGCGTTCCTGCTCATTCTGTATAA
- the MTRFR gene encoding mitochondrial translation release factor in rescue isoform X1, whose amino-acid sequence MMMRSMASVIFCLSQLSLKPWSQQLKFLSPVSASVITQRAGKKNSTMDLIEINEKDLVEQFVRGDGPGGQATNKTNNCVVLKHIPSGIVVKCHQTRSLETNRLKARRILQEKVDIFYKGDSSDIIKEKEEARRKLQEKKKKSREILEKKKLLKEMKSFENAE is encoded by the exons ATGATG ATGCGATCCATGGCTTCTGTCATTTTCTGTTTATCTCAGCTGTCTTTGAAACCATGGAGTCAGCAGCTCAAGTTCCTGAGTCCAGTGAGTGCAAGTGTAATAACCCAGAGAGCAGGAAAAAAGAATTCTACCATGGATCTAAtagaaataaatgagaaggacTTGGTAGAACAGTTTGTTCGAGGAGATGGTCCAGGAGGACAAGCTACTAATAAAACCAATAACTGTGTAGTGCTCAAGCATATCCCATCTGGAATTGTTGTCAAG TGCCATCAGACCAGGTCTTTGGAGACGAACCGGCTAAAAGCAAGAAGAATCCTTCAGGAAAAAGTGGACATTTTCTATAAAGGAGACAGCAGTGATATTATCAAGGAAAAAGAAGAGGCAAGAAGaaaattgcaggaaaaaaagaaaaaatcaagggaaattttagaaaagaaaaaacttctcAAGGAGatgaaaagttttgaaaatgcAGAATAA
- the MTRFR gene encoding mitochondrial translation release factor in rescue isoform X2, which yields MRSMASVIFCLSQLSLKPWSQQLKFLSPVSASVITQRAGKKNSTMDLIEINEKDLVEQFVRGDGPGGQATNKTNNCVVLKHIPSGIVVKCHQTRSLETNRLKARRILQEKVDIFYKGDSSDIIKEKEEARRKLQEKKKKSREILEKKKLLKEMKSFENAE from the exons ATGCGATCCATGGCTTCTGTCATTTTCTGTTTATCTCAGCTGTCTTTGAAACCATGGAGTCAGCAGCTCAAGTTCCTGAGTCCAGTGAGTGCAAGTGTAATAACCCAGAGAGCAGGAAAAAAGAATTCTACCATGGATCTAAtagaaataaatgagaaggacTTGGTAGAACAGTTTGTTCGAGGAGATGGTCCAGGAGGACAAGCTACTAATAAAACCAATAACTGTGTAGTGCTCAAGCATATCCCATCTGGAATTGTTGTCAAG TGCCATCAGACCAGGTCTTTGGAGACGAACCGGCTAAAAGCAAGAAGAATCCTTCAGGAAAAAGTGGACATTTTCTATAAAGGAGACAGCAGTGATATTATCAAGGAAAAAGAAGAGGCAAGAAGaaaattgcaggaaaaaaagaaaaaatcaagggaaattttagaaaagaaaaaacttctcAAGGAGatgaaaagttttgaaaatgcAGAATAA
- the TBC1D7 gene encoding TBC1 domain family member 7 isoform X2 — protein sequence MSEDSQRNFRSVYYEKVGFRGVEEKKSLEILLKDDRLDIEKLCTFSQRFPLPSMYRILVWKVLLGILPPHQETHQEVMVHRKEQFYDIHHALQVMRFINDTTLQAEVYLHMHQLEMGKLSRSQTYTLEPEDELFLAIASTIEEIVDDEIDCYWVTRNFVHHLDTKFRDCYATMQKGFEHYLNLEDSRLVAHLKTCNALERLPYDFWFRKCFAGCLPASSLQRVWDKLVSGSCKILVFVAVEIMLTFKMKINALNTSESINEFLEKVPLDNTDPIVNKAIDLWHKHCGVPAHSV from the exons ATGTCAGAAGATTCCCAGAGAAATTTCCGGTCTGTGTATTATGAGAAAGTTGGATTTCGTGGAGTAGAAGAGAAAAAGTCACTGGAGATATTGCTAAAAGATGATCGGTTAG ATATTGAAAAGCTGTGTACCTTTAGTCAGAGGTTTCCTCTTCCATCCATGTACCGAATTCTTGTATGGAAAGTACTCCTTG gCATTCTGCCCCCCCACCAGGAGACTCATCAGGAAGTGATGGTTCACAGGAAGGAGCAGTTTTATGATATTCACCATGCTCTGCAGGTTATGCGCTTCATCAACGACACCACTCTTCAAGCAGAGGTGTACCTACATATGCATCAACTGGAGATGGGGAAACTGTCTAGAAGCCAAACTTACACTTTG GAGCCAGAGGATGAGTTGTTCCTTGCCATAGCTAGCACAATAGAGGAGATAGTTGATGATGAAATAGATTGTTATTGGGTGACCCGAAATTTTGTGCATCATTTGGACACGAAGTTTAGGGATTGCTATGCTACAATG caaaaaGGATTTGAGCATTACCTAAATTTGGAAGACAGCAGATTGGTGGCTCATCTGAAGACATGCAATGCATTGGAAAGGCTCCCATATGACTTTTGGTTCAGGAAGTGCTTTGCAGGTTGTTTACCTGCATCCAGCTTGCAAAG GGTGTGGGACAAACTCGTGAGTGGATCCTGCAAGATTCTTGTATTTGTTGCTGTAGAGATTAtgttaacttttaaaatgaaaatcaatgcCTTGAATACATCAGAAAGTATTAATGAGTTTTTGGAAAAG GTTCCACTGGACAACACAGATCCAATTGTGAATAAAGCTATAGATCTGTGGCATAAGCACTGTGGCGTTCCTGCTCATTCTGTATAA